A genomic window from Phocoena sinus isolate mPhoSin1 chromosome 20, mPhoSin1.pri, whole genome shotgun sequence includes:
- the DUS1L gene encoding tRNA-dihydrouridine(16/17) synthase [NAD(P)(+)]-like isoform X1 — translation MPKLQGFEFWSCTLGGARHVVAPMVDQSELAWRLLSRRHGAQLCYTPMLHAQVFIRDANYRKENLYCDVCPEDRPLIVQFCANDPEVFVQAALLAQDYCDAIDLNLGCPQMIAKRGHYGAFLQEEWDLLQRMILLAHEKLSVPVTCKIRVFPEIDKTVRYAQMLEKAGCQLLTVHGRTKEQKGPLSGTASWEHIKAVRKAVAIPVFANGNIQCLRDVERCIQDTGVQGVMSAEGNLHNPALFEGRSPAVWELAEEYLDIVRQHPCPLSYVRAHLFKLWHHTLQVHQQLREELAKVKTLEGIAAVSQELKLRCQEDISRQKEGEKPSGGLPFFHWICQPYFRPGPRDGSRESGGARSKRALEEEEGSTDVLSKNKQKKKLRNPHKTFDPSLKPKYAKCDQCGNPKGNRCVFNLCRGCCKKRAFKETADCPGHGLLFKTKLEKSLAWKGAQPRLQEPQQARPGEPGGFPEVMGSALA, via the exons ATGCCAAAGCTGCAGGGCTTCGAGTTCTGGAGCTGTACCCTGGGGGGGGCCCGCCACGTGGTGGCCCCCATGGTGGACCAAAGCGAGCTGGCCTGGAGGCTGCTGAGCCGCCGCCACGGGGCCCAGCTGTGCTACACACCCATGCTGCACGCCCAGGTCTTCATTCGAGATGCCAACTACCGCAAGGAGAACCTGTACTGCGACGTGTGCCCCGAGGACCGGCCTCTCATCGTGCAG TTCTGTGCCAATGACCCGGAGGTGTTTGTCCAGGCAGCTCTCCTGGCTCAGGACTACTGCGATGCCATCGACCTGAATTTGGGCTGCCCGCAGATGATAGCCAAGCGAG GTCACTATGGCGCCTTCCTGCAGGAGGAGTGGGACCTCCTCCAAAGAATGA TTCTGCTAGCCCACGAAAAACTTTCTGTCCCTGTCACATGCAAGATCCGTGTCTTCCCAGAGATTGACAAGACTGTAAGGTACGCCCAGATGCTGGAAAAGGCTGGCTGCCAG TTGCTGACTGTCCACGGGCGCACCAAGGAGCAGAAGGGGCCCTTGTCGGGCACCGCGTCCTGGGAGCACATCAAGGCTGTGCG GAAGGCAGTGGCCATCCCTGTGTTTGCCAATGGGAACATCCAGTGCCTGCGGGACGTGGAACGCTGCATCCAGGACACGGGGGTGCAAGGGGTCATGAGTGCAG AGGGAAACCTGCACAACCCTGCCCTGTTCGAGGGCCGCAGTCCTGCCGTGTGGGAGCTGGCCGAGGAGTACCTGGACATCGTGCGGCAGCACCCGTGCCCTCTGTCCTACGTCCGGGCCCACCTCTTTAAGCTGTGGCACCACAC GCTGCAGGTGCATCAGCAGCTTCGAGAGGAGCTCGCCAAAGTGAAGACCCTGGAGGGCATTGCCGCAGTGAGCCAGGAGCTGAAGCTGCGGTGTCAG GAGGATATATCCaggcagaaggagggagagaagcctTCAGGCGGCTTGCCTTTCTTCCACTGGATCTGCCAGCCCTACTTCCGGCCAGG GCCCAGGGACGGGAGCAGGGAGAGCGGGGGTGCCCGTAGCAAGCgggccctggaggaggaggagggcagtaCAGACGTCTTGTCTAAGAACaagcagaagaagaaactgaggaacccccataagacCTTCGACCCCTCGCTGAAGC CAAAATATGCAAAGTGTGATCAGTGTGGAAACCCAAAG GGCAACAGGTGTGTGTTTAACCTGTGCCGGGGCTGCTGCAAGAAGCGAGCTTTCAAAGAGACAGCTGACTGTCCAG GTCACGGACTGCTTTTTAAAACCAAACTGGAGAAGTCTCTGGCCTGGAAGGGGGCCCAGCCGCGTCTGCAGGAACCACAGCAGGCCAGGCCTGGAGAACCAGGTGGCTTCCCGGAGGTCATGGGCAGTGCCCTGGCCTGA
- the DUS1L gene encoding tRNA-dihydrouridine(16/17) synthase [NAD(P)(+)]-like isoform X2, translating into MPKLQGFEFWSCTLGGARHVVAPMVDQSELAWRLLSRRHGAQLCYTPMLHAQVFIRDANYRKENLYCDVCPEDRPLIVQFCANDPEVFVQAALLAQDYCDAIDLNLGCPQMIAKRGHYGAFLQEEWDLLQRMILLAHEKLSVPVTCKIRVFPEIDKTVRYAQMLEKAGCQLLTVHGRTKEQKGPLSGTASWEHIKAVRKAVAIPVFANGNIQCLRDVERCIQDTGVQGVMSAEGNLHNPALFEGRSPAVWELAEEYLDIVRQHPCPLSYVRAHLFKLWHHTLQVHQQLREELAKVKTLEGIAAVSQELKLRCQEDISRQKEGEKPSGGLPFFHWICQPYFRPGPRDGSRESGGARSKRALEEEEGSTDVLSKNKQKKKLRNPHKTFDPSLKPKYAKCDQCGNPKVTDCFLKPNWRSLWPGRGPSRVCRNHSRPGLENQVASRRSWAVPWPEGQLQPHVPPPSPAAEALKRPT; encoded by the exons ATGCCAAAGCTGCAGGGCTTCGAGTTCTGGAGCTGTACCCTGGGGGGGGCCCGCCACGTGGTGGCCCCCATGGTGGACCAAAGCGAGCTGGCCTGGAGGCTGCTGAGCCGCCGCCACGGGGCCCAGCTGTGCTACACACCCATGCTGCACGCCCAGGTCTTCATTCGAGATGCCAACTACCGCAAGGAGAACCTGTACTGCGACGTGTGCCCCGAGGACCGGCCTCTCATCGTGCAG TTCTGTGCCAATGACCCGGAGGTGTTTGTCCAGGCAGCTCTCCTGGCTCAGGACTACTGCGATGCCATCGACCTGAATTTGGGCTGCCCGCAGATGATAGCCAAGCGAG GTCACTATGGCGCCTTCCTGCAGGAGGAGTGGGACCTCCTCCAAAGAATGA TTCTGCTAGCCCACGAAAAACTTTCTGTCCCTGTCACATGCAAGATCCGTGTCTTCCCAGAGATTGACAAGACTGTAAGGTACGCCCAGATGCTGGAAAAGGCTGGCTGCCAG TTGCTGACTGTCCACGGGCGCACCAAGGAGCAGAAGGGGCCCTTGTCGGGCACCGCGTCCTGGGAGCACATCAAGGCTGTGCG GAAGGCAGTGGCCATCCCTGTGTTTGCCAATGGGAACATCCAGTGCCTGCGGGACGTGGAACGCTGCATCCAGGACACGGGGGTGCAAGGGGTCATGAGTGCAG AGGGAAACCTGCACAACCCTGCCCTGTTCGAGGGCCGCAGTCCTGCCGTGTGGGAGCTGGCCGAGGAGTACCTGGACATCGTGCGGCAGCACCCGTGCCCTCTGTCCTACGTCCGGGCCCACCTCTTTAAGCTGTGGCACCACAC GCTGCAGGTGCATCAGCAGCTTCGAGAGGAGCTCGCCAAAGTGAAGACCCTGGAGGGCATTGCCGCAGTGAGCCAGGAGCTGAAGCTGCGGTGTCAG GAGGATATATCCaggcagaaggagggagagaagcctTCAGGCGGCTTGCCTTTCTTCCACTGGATCTGCCAGCCCTACTTCCGGCCAGG GCCCAGGGACGGGAGCAGGGAGAGCGGGGGTGCCCGTAGCAAGCgggccctggaggaggaggagggcagtaCAGACGTCTTGTCTAAGAACaagcagaagaagaaactgaggaacccccataagacCTTCGACCCCTCGCTGAAGC CAAAATATGCAAAGTGTGATCAGTGTGGAAACCCAAAG GTCACGGACTGCTTTTTAAAACCAAACTGGAGAAGTCTCTGGCCTGGAAGGGGGCCCAGCCGCGTCTGCAGGAACCACAGCAGGCCAGGCCTGGAGAACCAGGTGGCTTCCCGGAGGTCATGGGCAGTGCCCTGGCCTGAAGGGCAGCTGCAGCCCCATGtgccaccccccagccctgctgctgAAGCCTTGAAACGTCCCACTTAA